From the genome of Gracilibacillus salitolerans, one region includes:
- a CDS encoding sugar ABC transporter substrate-binding protein, protein MRKKKIWLLALVTSLLIVLAACGDQEKDAATDGASSDSRDLEGVPEAFQADDPLEVMVIRKIGGDDHTQQFLAGAQQEATALGMKVDTFSANGDTASFHDTISQAINQGYDGLIISHGDDDATVELIQQARDNDIEVVAFDTNEGALEVDGVTLTSQDDEELASLALEKLVEEHPEADIGYLWVDGFPPMVRRNNIFEQVLEENPDINEVKRFGDAQDPQTKTQEAVGAWLTEIPEGELDAIFATWDAFAVGATRALKEAGREEVDIYGIDVSNADLQLMQEENSPWKYTAAVDPKLIGAVNVRLLAKKFAGEETPETASLEPSIISQEELNSSGEEVNMETLTDVVEGWGESDQFEEEWMTTLREHHSN, encoded by the coding sequence ATGAGAAAGAAAAAAATATGGTTGTTGGCACTTGTTACAAGTCTTTTGATTGTACTTGCTGCATGCGGAGATCAAGAGAAGGATGCTGCAACAGATGGAGCTTCCAGCGATTCGAGAGATTTAGAGGGAGTCCCGGAAGCATTTCAAGCAGATGATCCATTAGAAGTGATGGTTATTCGTAAAATTGGTGGGGATGATCATACTCAACAATTTTTAGCCGGAGCACAGCAGGAAGCAACGGCGCTAGGAATGAAAGTAGATACGTTCTCTGCCAACGGTGATACGGCAAGCTTTCATGACACTATTTCACAAGCAATTAACCAAGGATATGATGGGCTGATTATTTCACATGGTGACGATGATGCAACTGTGGAATTAATTCAGCAAGCAAGAGATAATGACATTGAGGTAGTTGCATTTGATACAAATGAAGGAGCTCTAGAGGTTGATGGTGTAACACTTACCTCTCAAGACGATGAAGAATTAGCATCACTTGCATTAGAAAAGTTAGTTGAAGAGCATCCAGAAGCTGATATTGGTTATCTTTGGGTAGATGGTTTTCCACCAATGGTAAGAAGAAATAATATTTTTGAACAAGTATTAGAGGAAAATCCTGATATAAATGAAGTAAAACGTTTTGGTGACGCACAGGACCCACAAACTAAAACACAAGAAGCGGTTGGGGCATGGTTAACTGAAATACCTGAGGGAGAGCTTGACGCAATTTTTGCAACTTGGGATGCTTTCGCTGTTGGTGCAACTCGCGCTTTGAAAGAGGCTGGTAGAGAAGAGGTTGACATCTATGGTATTGATGTATCGAATGCGGATCTACAATTAATGCAAGAAGAGAATAGTCCATGGAAATACACTGCAGCAGTTGATCCAAAGCTTATTGGTGCTGTAAATGTACGTCTTTTAGCGAAAAAATTTGCAGGAGAAGAAACACCTGAAACAGCATCCTTGGAACCATCGATCATTTCACAAGAAGAATTAAATTCATCTGGTGAAGAAGTTAATATGGAAACTTTAACAGATGTTGTTGAAGGATGGGGAGAATCGGATCAATTTGAGGAAGAATGGATGACAACTCTAAGAGAACACCATTCTAATTAA
- a CDS encoding SDR family NAD(P)-dependent oxidoreductase: MNKKVIFITGATRGIGRNMANYFAQREFTVVGSGRDEQQLKEVRDELLQYSGDHRMVAMDVTNLEDVKSTLKYVIDTFGKIDVWVNNAGSFQAIGPTWEVSPDLFKQDMETNVIGTYHCVATVIPFMLKQQHGKIINIVGGGTLDAFPYGNGYGTSKTAIARFTENLANELQHMNVEVYALDPGLNDTDMTKYQRTSEEGKKYLANVEKLFENKVDVSPEHAPGWVEKIIDDQLQPFQGRIVTVYDNLDDLKREASETSDTDYRYLRWKDFS, from the coding sequence ATGAACAAAAAAGTTATCTTTATTACTGGTGCAACAAGGGGAATCGGTCGAAATATGGCCAATTATTTTGCGCAACGTGAATTTACAGTAGTTGGATCTGGAAGAGATGAACAACAACTAAAAGAAGTTCGTGATGAATTGTTACAATATTCGGGAGATCACCGTATGGTTGCTATGGATGTAACAAATTTAGAAGATGTAAAATCAACCTTAAAGTATGTCATCGATACGTTTGGAAAAATAGATGTATGGGTTAATAATGCAGGATCCTTTCAGGCAATAGGTCCAACGTGGGAAGTGTCACCTGATTTGTTTAAGCAAGATATGGAGACAAATGTGATTGGAACCTATCACTGTGTTGCAACGGTTATTCCATTCATGTTGAAGCAACAGCATGGAAAAATAATTAACATTGTTGGCGGTGGAACATTAGATGCCTTTCCATATGGCAATGGCTATGGCACATCTAAAACAGCAATTGCAAGATTCACAGAAAATCTAGCTAATGAATTACAACATATGAATGTTGAAGTATATGCACTTGATCCCGGTTTAAATGATACAGACATGACAAAATATCAGCGAACAAGTGAGGAAGGAAAGAAATATTTAGCAAATGTAGAGAAACTTTTTGAAAATAAGGTAGACGTTTCGCCTGAGCATGCACCTGGTTGGGTAGAAAAAATCATAGACGATCAATTACAACCCTTTCAAGGTAGAATAGTTACGGTTTATGATAACTTGGATGATTTAAAGCGAGAGGCATCAGAAACTAGTGATACAGATTATCGTTATTTAAGATGGAAGGATTTTTCGTAA
- a CDS encoding YjcZ family sporulation protein → MSHYGGCSPYGGYGSGYGYGGGYGGGFALIVVLFILLIIVGASFYN, encoded by the coding sequence ATGAGTCATTATGGAGGCTGCAGTCCATATGGTGGATACGGTAGCGGATATGGATACGGCGGTGGTTATGGCGGTGGATTCGCCTTAATCGTTGTTCTTTTCATCTTGTTAATTATTGTTGGTGCTTCTTTCTATAACTAA
- a CDS encoding ABC transporter permease: MSVSSDTSNQLSSPKKKKKSFDFFQFLYKYGTILTIFLLIVIFSIANPAFLQWSNIENILRSISIVTIIAVGLTISLSVNGFDLSIGSVASLANAVVISMFVWYSQPTLISIVVALLAAVLVGLLNSFLIVKMRIPDMLLTLATMFVIQGVALTYTRSATISENMIMPDGSYSEGNITEAFSLLGKAPYIIIIMFVIVFIVHIFLTYTKHGRYMYVIGGNEEAARLSGIPVNKYKVLAYVLSALLAAIGGIVLASRVMQAEINAGGSYLMDAVAAAFIGLSVLGAGKPNAFGTFVGAVLIGILANGLVMMSVPYYAMDIVKGGVFALALAITYYKLK, translated from the coding sequence ATGAGTGTAAGTTCTGATACGTCTAATCAACTTTCTTCTCCAAAGAAAAAAAAGAAGTCATTTGATTTTTTTCAATTTTTATATAAATATGGTACGATTTTAACCATTTTTTTACTAATTGTAATTTTTTCTATTGCCAACCCAGCCTTCCTACAATGGAGTAACATTGAGAATATTTTACGTTCCATATCGATTGTAACCATTATTGCTGTAGGCTTAACGATATCTTTATCTGTGAATGGCTTTGATTTATCAATTGGATCTGTAGCATCTTTGGCAAATGCAGTGGTTATTTCCATGTTTGTTTGGTATTCACAACCTACATTAATTTCCATTGTCGTTGCATTATTGGCAGCAGTGTTAGTAGGCTTATTAAACTCCTTCTTAATTGTCAAAATGAGAATACCAGATATGTTATTAACGTTAGCAACAATGTTTGTCATTCAAGGAGTAGCCTTAACTTATACAAGAAGTGCTACTATTTCTGAAAATATGATTATGCCTGATGGCAGTTATTCTGAAGGAAACATTACCGAGGCATTCTCTTTACTAGGAAAAGCACCATATATCATTATTATTATGTTTGTCATTGTATTTATCGTGCATATTTTTCTTACCTATACGAAGCACGGTCGTTACATGTATGTAATAGGGGGCAATGAGGAAGCGGCCAGGTTATCTGGTATCCCAGTTAATAAATATAAAGTGTTGGCTTACGTGTTATCTGCGCTTTTAGCAGCAATCGGTGGTATTGTGCTTGCATCGCGTGTCATGCAGGCTGAAATCAATGCTGGTGGAAGTTATTTAATGGATGCAGTGGCAGCGGCATTTATTGGATTATCAGTATTGGGTGCAGGTAAACCAAATGCATTTGGCACGTTTGTAGGTGCTGTGCTTATTGGTATATTGGCAAACGGACTTGTAATGATGTCGGTACCTTATTATGCAATGGATATAGTAAAAGGTGGAGTATTTGCTTTAGCCTTAGCGATAACCTACTACAAATTAAAATAG
- a CDS encoding sugar ABC transporter ATP-binding protein, which translates to MEGITIDFPGVRALDHAQFSMNKGHVHALIGANGAGKSTLMKVLSGAYTHYTGAIYLDNKQVNIQSPQDAKDLGIQIVYQEVDTALIPYLTVGENIMLNEMVNGMKKKQFVNYSFIHHEASKLLNQLNIHLSSRRLVSTLSLAEKQMILIARAISRDCRFLILDEPTAPLSNAETEQLFAIVRQLRANNVGIIFISHRLQELFEICDEITVMRNGQFVSYDRITDVTINSIVENMLGKTMDEQFPKVTREIKQPIFKVEHLRDDEKVEDVTFHVCAGEVVGLAGLVGAGKTEICKALFGESGKVRGNVQLRGEVLNIRNPYDAVKYGLALVPEERRKEGILVGENVTTNLTSANLSSFVNRFSFLNFRKEKKASIEMVESLSVKTPSIETKLASLSGGNQQKIAIGKWLIADADIYIFDEPTKGVDVGSKKDIFTLILELAKRGKAIIYASSELAEIIGITDRSYVIYDGKVVKELKTAKTTEEQLLFYSTGGRDS; encoded by the coding sequence ATGGAAGGCATAACAATTGATTTTCCTGGAGTCCGTGCACTTGATCACGCTCAATTCAGCATGAATAAAGGACATGTTCATGCGTTGATAGGAGCTAATGGAGCAGGTAAATCAACGTTAATGAAGGTGTTATCTGGTGCATATACCCACTATACTGGTGCGATTTATTTAGATAACAAACAAGTGAACATTCAATCTCCGCAAGATGCTAAAGATTTAGGGATTCAAATTGTTTATCAAGAGGTAGACACGGCATTAATTCCTTATTTAACTGTAGGCGAAAACATTATGTTAAATGAAATGGTTAATGGGATGAAAAAAAAACAGTTTGTTAATTATTCATTCATACATCATGAAGCTTCAAAATTGTTAAATCAATTAAATATACATCTATCATCTCGTCGTCTTGTTAGTACATTGTCTTTAGCAGAAAAACAAATGATATTAATTGCACGCGCCATATCGAGAGATTGTCGCTTTTTAATTTTAGATGAACCTACAGCACCATTAAGTAACGCAGAAACGGAGCAATTATTTGCGATTGTACGTCAATTGCGAGCAAATAATGTAGGAATCATTTTTATTTCACATAGGTTACAGGAATTGTTTGAAATTTGTGATGAAATCACTGTCATGCGTAATGGACAGTTTGTCAGCTATGACCGTATTACAGATGTGACAATCAATAGTATTGTAGAAAATATGTTAGGAAAAACGATGGATGAGCAATTTCCTAAAGTTACGCGCGAAATTAAACAACCAATTTTCAAAGTGGAACATTTGCGTGATGATGAAAAGGTTGAAGACGTTACTTTTCATGTTTGCGCAGGTGAGGTAGTTGGTTTAGCTGGATTAGTTGGAGCAGGTAAAACTGAAATATGTAAAGCTTTATTCGGGGAATCTGGTAAAGTACGCGGAAATGTCCAGTTACGAGGGGAAGTATTAAACATACGAAATCCTTATGATGCAGTTAAGTATGGTCTTGCTCTTGTACCAGAAGAACGCCGAAAAGAAGGGATTCTTGTAGGGGAAAATGTTACAACAAACTTGACGTCCGCTAACCTTTCGTCATTTGTAAATCGTTTTTCGTTTTTGAATTTTAGAAAGGAAAAAAAAGCATCGATAGAAATGGTAGAAAGTTTAAGCGTTAAAACGCCATCTATTGAAACGAAATTAGCAAGCCTTTCAGGAGGTAATCAACAAAAAATTGCGATTGGTAAGTGGCTGATAGCAGATGCAGATATTTATATCTTTGATGAACCGACAAAAGGTGTTGATGTTGGTTCGAAAAAGGACATTTTCACTTTAATACTCGAATTAGCCAAAAGAGGAAAAGCGATTATTTACGCTTCAAGCGAATTAGCTGAAATCATAGGTATAACAGATCGCTCCTATGTCATATATGATGGCAAAGTAGTCAAAGAATTAAAAACAGCCAAAACAACAGAAGAACAGTTATTATTTTATTCGACAGGGGGAAGGGACTCATGA
- the lipA gene encoding lipoyl synthase, which translates to MAKNQEHLRKPEWLKIKINTNKSYNRLKHLMRDKRLNTVCEEAKCPNIHECWSERKTATFMILGDTCTRGCRFCAVKTGLPNELDWGEPKRVAESVEIMGLKHVVVTAVARDDLKDGGAAVFAETVRQIRESVPGCTIEILPSDMKGDYESLHTLMDSGPDIFNHNIETVRRLTKKVRAIAMYDRSLELLRRVKEIAPNTPTKSSIMVGLGETKEELIEVMDDLRANNVDIMTIGQYLQPTKRHLNVERYYHPDEFNELKQIALSKGFKHCEAGPLVRSSYHADEQVNQSAAQRRIKYMKGYEETSGEELKNFTF; encoded by the coding sequence ATGGCAAAAAATCAAGAACATCTACGTAAACCAGAATGGCTAAAAATAAAAATTAATACAAACAAATCGTATAACCGTCTTAAACACTTAATGCGTGATAAGCGTTTAAACACAGTATGTGAAGAAGCCAAATGCCCAAATATTCATGAATGCTGGAGCGAGAGAAAAACAGCCACCTTTATGATTTTAGGAGATACATGTACAAGAGGCTGCCGTTTCTGTGCTGTTAAAACCGGGCTTCCGAATGAATTGGATTGGGGCGAGCCGAAAAGAGTTGCAGAATCAGTTGAGATTATGGGCTTAAAACATGTGGTAGTTACTGCAGTTGCACGGGATGATTTGAAAGACGGCGGTGCTGCTGTATTCGCTGAAACGGTTAGGCAAATCCGTGAAAGTGTCCCAGGCTGTACGATTGAAATTTTACCTTCTGATATGAAAGGTGATTACGAAAGCTTACATACACTAATGGACAGTGGTCCTGACATTTTCAATCACAACATTGAAACAGTGAGAAGACTTACGAAAAAAGTACGCGCAATCGCAATGTATGATCGTTCGCTTGAGTTATTACGCCGAGTGAAAGAGATTGCTCCAAATACACCAACAAAATCAAGTATTATGGTTGGTCTTGGCGAGACAAAAGAGGAACTTATTGAAGTAATGGATGATTTGCGTGCCAATAATGTTGATATTATGACAATAGGCCAATACTTACAGCCTACAAAAAGACATTTAAATGTTGAACGTTATTATCATCCGGATGAGTTTAATGAGTTAAAACAAATAGCTTTATCTAAAGGATTTAAACACTGTGAAGCTGGTCCTCTAGTTCGTTCATCTTATCACGCTGACGAACAAGTAAATCAATCTGCCGCTCAACGTCGTATTAAGTATATGAAAGGCTATGAAGAAACAAGTGGTGAAGAATTAAAGAACTTTACTTTTTAA
- a CDS encoding sulfite exporter TauE/SafE family protein, whose amino-acid sequence MFIIFELTIVEWIIIVFSALLIGFAKAGVASMGILVVTIFMIIFPARDSVGILLPLLIVGDLFAVIYYRRNVVWRYLFSLVPWVLIGIGLGYLVLDVVTSEQLKPMIGILVLALILLHISREKLGERFVKLLPESKLFTFSMGILAGFTTMIGNAAGGVMAIYLLVKGLPKQEFVGTGAWFFLFVNVIKVPFYISLGIITVESITFNLWLIPAILIGALIGVRVIKIMPQKVFQILVLAFAALGAIRLLIG is encoded by the coding sequence GTGTTTATCATTTTTGAGTTAACCATAGTAGAATGGATTATTATCGTATTTTCGGCTCTTTTAATAGGTTTTGCTAAAGCTGGTGTAGCCAGCATGGGGATTTTGGTTGTTACTATTTTTATGATAATCTTTCCTGCGCGTGACTCTGTGGGGATTTTATTACCTTTATTAATAGTAGGGGATTTATTTGCTGTCATCTATTATCGTAGAAATGTTGTTTGGCGTTATTTGTTTTCTTTGGTGCCGTGGGTATTGATTGGGATAGGACTTGGATATCTTGTGTTAGATGTCGTTACTAGTGAACAGTTAAAACCAATGATCGGTATTTTAGTATTGGCACTTATATTACTACATATTAGCAGAGAAAAACTAGGAGAGCGCTTCGTGAAATTGCTACCAGAATCAAAGTTATTTACTTTTAGTATGGGGATTCTAGCCGGTTTCACAACCATGATCGGGAATGCTGCAGGTGGAGTGATGGCGATTTACCTACTTGTCAAAGGTTTACCAAAACAAGAATTTGTAGGTACTGGCGCTTGGTTTTTCTTATTTGTTAATGTTATAAAGGTTCCATTCTATATTTCTCTAGGTATTATTACAGTGGAGTCTATAACATTTAATTTATGGCTCATTCCTGCTATTCTCATTGGGGCTCTAATCGGTGTGAGAGTTATCAAAATTATGCCACAAAAAGTATTCCAAATATTAGTATTAGCATTTGCTGCATTAGGAGCAATTCGGCTTCTGATAGGTTAA
- a CDS encoding lipoate--protein ligase family protein yields MTETWYFIDTEKQTPAYNMAVDECLLKWHSDQKIPPTIRFYEWLPAGLSIGYFQKTVNKIDLEAVRNNGIELVRRLTGGRAVLHDQELTYSVIVSEEHPHMPKSVKEAYMVLSKGLLEGFHTLGIDASFATPEGKLNTTQSAVCFEEPSWYELIVDNKKAAGSAQTRKQGVILQHGSIPLTVDNDKLYDLFVYRNERVKQRARDAFNDKAISIEQAANRNVTLEETKKAFKKGFEKGLGIKLHEFQFTEEQEQEIKALMESKYLSDQWNFTR; encoded by the coding sequence ATGACGGAGACATGGTATTTTATAGACACAGAGAAACAGACACCTGCCTATAATATGGCAGTTGATGAGTGCTTATTAAAGTGGCACAGTGACCAAAAAATACCGCCAACCATTCGATTTTACGAGTGGCTGCCGGCAGGATTGTCGATCGGTTATTTTCAAAAAACAGTCAATAAGATTGATTTGGAAGCAGTCCGTAATAATGGTATAGAACTTGTCAGAAGGCTAACCGGAGGGCGCGCTGTGTTACATGATCAAGAATTAACATACAGTGTGATCGTCTCCGAGGAACACCCTCATATGCCTAAGTCGGTAAAAGAAGCCTATATGGTGCTTTCAAAAGGTCTGCTAGAAGGTTTTCACACATTAGGTATTGATGCATCCTTTGCAACACCTGAGGGTAAGTTAAATACAACACAGTCTGCTGTCTGTTTTGAAGAGCCTTCATGGTATGAACTTATAGTGGATAATAAAAAAGCTGCAGGCAGTGCCCAAACGAGAAAACAAGGAGTTATCTTACAGCATGGGTCGATCCCGTTAACAGTAGACAATGATAAACTCTATGATTTGTTTGTGTATCGAAATGAAAGGGTAAAGCAAAGGGCTCGAGATGCATTTAATGATAAAGCCATTTCTATCGAGCAAGCGGCCAACCGAAACGTCACATTAGAAGAAACGAAAAAAGCCTTCAAAAAAGGATTTGAAAAGGGTTTAGGCATTAAATTACATGAATTTCAATTTACTGAGGAACAAGAACAGGAAATCAAAGCGTTAATGGAAAGTAAATATTTAAGTGATCAATGGAACTTTACAAGATAG
- a CDS encoding HAD family hydrolase — protein MTNYKALFLDIDGTILRRDHTIEDTTKNAVKQAQDKGIEVFLATGRPLHEVNDIAEALGVDSFIGYNGAYAIYDGKTVVDEPITSSVIDHFLYVAKQNEHEMILYTNELNLVTSESKQVVKDFIDYFDLREYQAYEDKFRDQILGITLMDLQTDEPALYDVKQEDIYFSQVNVEGLEHCYDMIRENVNKGQAIKKVLQELDIPAEAAIAFGDGMNDKQMLQYVGESFAMDNATPEVFQYAKHRTTSVEDSGIYNGLKQLGIIED, from the coding sequence ATGACCAACTACAAAGCTCTTTTCTTAGATATTGATGGAACCATCTTGCGTCGGGACCATACGATTGAAGATACGACAAAAAATGCCGTTAAACAAGCACAAGACAAAGGGATAGAAGTGTTCCTCGCTACAGGACGTCCTCTCCATGAAGTTAATGATATCGCTGAAGCATTGGGCGTAGATTCTTTTATAGGTTATAACGGAGCATATGCGATTTATGATGGTAAAACAGTAGTTGACGAACCAATAACTAGCTCTGTGATTGATCACTTTTTATATGTTGCTAAACAAAATGAGCACGAAATGATTCTCTATACAAATGAATTAAATTTAGTGACTTCAGAATCAAAGCAAGTAGTAAAAGATTTCATTGATTATTTCGATTTAAGAGAATATCAAGCATATGAAGATAAATTTCGAGATCAAATATTAGGCATAACGCTTATGGATCTTCAAACTGATGAGCCTGCTCTTTATGATGTGAAACAAGAGGATATTTATTTTTCACAAGTAAATGTCGAAGGCTTAGAGCATTGTTATGATATGATCAGAGAAAATGTGAACAAAGGGCAAGCTATTAAGAAAGTACTTCAGGAGTTAGATATTCCAGCTGAAGCAGCGATTGCTTTTGGTGATGGAATGAATGATAAACAGATGTTACAATATGTCGGTGAAAGCTTTGCGATGGATAATGCAACGCCTGAAGTCTTTCAATATGCCAAACATCGTACCACCTCCGTAGAGGACTCAGGCATTTATAACGGATTAAAACAATTAGGAATTATAGAAGACTAA
- a CDS encoding AEC family transporter → MSGFNEQFIISIVIIAIGYVLKRFNLVKEKDGEGIARIVFNLTLPCLIIVTFSDVEFTASLFYLVIIAFIYGVINAVIALMVFRKHTKDIKGTFGMMVPGLNIGLFAYPLVEGLFGFEGLKYFGMFDVGNAFIVFGLSYIIAGVYAGSAGMLETRSIIVKLSKSIPLQTYLIMCLINIIGFQLPDIVVNVSSVISVANMPLSLLLLGLYLNFSFAKGYGKLIAKFLFTKYGIGLITGFACYLWLPVEEMFKFTLLIGFILPTPASVLPYAIMFGYNQRLVGTASNITMIISFVLIWLIVNVIV, encoded by the coding sequence ATGAGTGGATTTAATGAACAATTTATTATATCGATTGTTATTATTGCAATTGGATATGTACTAAAACGATTTAACCTAGTGAAAGAGAAGGATGGGGAAGGTATAGCAAGGATAGTTTTTAATTTAACGTTACCATGTTTAATTATCGTAACCTTTAGTGATGTTGAATTTACAGCTTCGTTATTTTATTTGGTTATTATTGCTTTTATATATGGAGTGATCAATGCAGTCATTGCTCTTATGGTATTTCGTAAGCATACGAAAGATATTAAAGGTACGTTCGGTATGATGGTCCCAGGATTAAACATCGGATTATTTGCCTATCCACTTGTAGAAGGTTTATTTGGTTTTGAGGGGTTAAAATATTTTGGTATGTTTGATGTCGGTAATGCATTTATTGTATTTGGACTCAGTTATATTATTGCTGGTGTGTATGCTGGTAGTGCCGGGATGCTGGAGACAAGGTCGATTATCGTCAAATTATCCAAATCGATTCCATTGCAAACATATCTAATTATGTGTTTGATAAATATTATCGGCTTTCAGTTACCTGATATAGTTGTAAATGTATCGAGTGTGATCTCTGTAGCCAATATGCCGCTATCTCTATTATTATTAGGCCTATATTTAAACTTTTCCTTTGCGAAAGGGTATGGGAAACTTATAGCTAAATTTTTATTCACAAAATATGGCATTGGTTTGATTACTGGCTTTGCATGTTACCTGTGGTTACCGGTAGAGGAAATGTTTAAGTTCACTCTATTGATTGGTTTTATATTACCAACACCAGCATCTGTATTACCGTATGCTATCATGTTTGGTTATAATCAACGGCTGGTCGGGACAGCATCTAACATCACGATGATTATTAGTTTTGTCTTAATTTGGTTGATTGTTAATGTAATAGTCTAG